The DNA region TGAATTGCCTCAAAGTAGTCATTCGGATTCGCACTCTTGAGTTGACTCAGATCCACGGCTCGCCAGTGGTTTTTGGATCGATAGGCGATGATCTCATTTGAGCTCAGATCTACCGTCATCAAAACACCGTCCGGCGTGATGTGATCAGCCCCCGGTAGAGCAGATCCGTCTCGCGCCCGAAGGAGATTGTATTTTGCAAATGCCATCTCATGTTCAATGACGTTAAGTCTTCCGTCGCCATAAAACAGCCGAAGCTGATTGAGACACATCTTTTCAGAAAGAATAATGTCGAAGGATTTCGGTACAACCTCGATCCAGAGATCGCCATGATATCCTTTGGGGATATAATCGTAGCGAGAAACCTTGTCTGCAAGGAGGCGACATCTCGCGTCAACGCGTCCGGTTGAGCTCTTGCTACTAGACGATCCATCAACCGATTCGCGGAGCTTTAGACTAACTGCAAGACGGATCAGATGCACATCATCACGGCGCAACGGTGTGCCTATCGGGATCCGATCTCCGATAGATCCGCGTTTTACGAGGTCACTAATGCTCTCCTGCGGTCGTGGCAAAAAAGATCCACGCATCCGATAGACTTCCTCAATGGAAATAGGTAGATCCATAGAAGACGGTTGCAAATGTTCCTCATTAGCACCGATGATTTCACCGCGCTCAATAAGCTCACGAAGTGTTTGAATGGGGAGGGTGCCATAAGTTGCTCGTGTCACGATACACCTCTTTCAAAGGTTCAAGTCTCATGCATCTAAGCACTTTAGAAAAAACCTCGCAAATCAAAAACCCTCTCACGAATGTAAGAGGGTTTTTATGAATTTACGCGATCTTTGCTGTATCGATTTTGATACCAGGACCCATGGTCGTGGAGATCGTAACAGACTTGAGATAGGTACCTTTTGCAGAAGCTGGCTTAGCCTTTTTAACAGCGTCGAGAAGAGTATTGAAGTTCTCGAGGAGTTCTTTGGTGCCGAGCTCTGTTTTACCAACAGCCTGATGAAGGTTTGCGGTATTGTCGGTTTTGAAAGCGACTTTACCTTTTTTCACATCTTCGATCATTTTCTTGACGTTAGCACCAACGGTATCTGTTTTTGGGTTAGGCATGAGACCGGTTGGACCAAGGATCTTTGCGACCTTAGCAAGCTTAGGCATCATGTCTGGTGTTGCTACTGCAACGTCAAAGTCGATTTTACCGGTACGAGCGAGTTCAGTGATGTATTCTTCGCCAGCGACAATGTCAGCACCTGCTTCTTTTGCGACGGCCTCGTTACCGCCGGAGACAAAAGCGATAACACGTTTTGCTTTACCAATGGAGTGAGGGAAGATGAGGGTTGAGCGAACTTGTTGGTCGCCTTTACGGACATCGATACCGAGATTGATATGAACTTCGACAGAACCAACGAATTTGGTTGTTGAAGATTTTTTAGCGAGTTCAAGGGCTTCTTCTGGTGAGTAGAGCTTGTTCGCATCAATAAGCTTTGCAGCTTCTACGTAGCGTTTGCTTGGCATAGTGGTTCGGACGGCATATAGCCTTCCACGTTAGTTTTTAGTGGCTGGATGGTAGCTTATAATGGTTAATTTGGCAAGGTTAAGAGCTTTTCGTGAGCCTCTAAGGTCTTTTGAAGAGGGAATCGTTCTGTGACGACGCGACGCGCTTGGTGGCCAAAGGCTTCGCGTGAGTCCGGGTCTCTTTCGATGCGTAACATAGCTCTGGCGAGATGTTCTGGGTTATGAGCGTCTACGATGAGTCCGGCGTCAGGCTCTATCATCCAACGCATAGCACCGACATCTGAGACAATGCAGGGGAGTGAAGCTGCCATAGCTTCGAGGAGCGAGATAGGCATCCCTTCTTTGGCGGATGGTAATGCGTAGGCATCAAAAGCTGCGAGATATTGCGAGGCATTTTCTTTGGCGCCGAGCAAGATGAAATACGAATCTGCGCCGGTGGTTTGAATGGCGTTTTCGGTTTCAGTACGCAAAGGTCCATCACCGATAATTGCGACTACTCCGGTGCCGCCGAGTTCACGATAGCGCTTTGTTGCAAGTATGAAATTTGGTACATCTTTGGCAGGATAAAAATTCGCGATTGAACCGAAGATGAAATCTGAGCGACGGAGGCCTAGGGTTTCACGAGCGATTTCACGCGTGAGAAGCTGCGCATCAAAACTCGCGACGTCCACACCATTTGGAATAGAAAGAAGTTGTTGCTTTGGTTGAATGCCTTCACGCTTTGCCGCATCAACATCACCCGGATGCACGCAAACAATAACGTCACGAAACTTTGCGGCGATGCGTTCAGCAAAAATAATCATCGTACGTTTTGTTTTTGACATTGGTTCGAGAAAAGCCCAACCACCAATGCAATACACAATATTTTTTATACCTGAAAAATATCCAGCAAGAGAACCAAGTACACCCATCTTTGAGCTATTAAGATGTATGGCATTAGGTTTGAGTGCTTTGAGTATCTGCGTAAGTTCAATAAGTGCGCGTATATCTTTGTATGGATGGAGCTCGCGTTGCATCCAATGTAATCGATGAAAGGGGATTTGTTCCGCAGTACATTTTTCGACAAGCCACTCACCGTCACCGGCAAGTACATGTACTTCATGACCAGCTCGTTTCAAAAAACGTGCCAAATCAAAAACGAAGACGGTAGCACCGCCCGGAACGGCTCGTGTGATGCAAATGGCAAATTTCATAGATATACAAAGAGCGTGCTTTGAAACACGCTCTTCGTCAAATCTTTTATTCGGAAACGGTGATACCCATGTTGCGTGCTGTGCCCTCGATTTGCTTCATAGCAGATTCGATGGTGGAGCAGTTAAGGTCAGGCATTTTGATTTCGGCAATTTCACGGACTTGTGCTTTGGTGACCTTACCAACTTTGTCGGTGTGAGGCTTACCAGAACCAGAAGTGATATTTGCTGCCTTCATCAAAAGAGCTGATGCAGGTGCCGTTTTGAGAATGAAGTCGTAAGTACGATCTTCATAAAGTGAGATGATTGCTGGTACAACTTCGCCCATACGATCCTGTGTAGCTGCATTAATGCGCTGACAGAACTCGGCGATGTTCATACCGTGCTGACCAAGGGCAGGACCGAGTGGAGGTGCTGGAGTTGCACGGCCACCGATGACCTGGACCTTGATATAGGTCTTTACTTTTTTAGCCATAGTAGTGTTGTTGAAGGGTTATCCAAGTGTCGCCGCAACAAGTGAATAAGGGAGACGGAGCGAGAAGCGTGCCGTGCGGGCGGCCTCTCCGGTCCCAAAAGTGAATTGGTTTATATCTTTTTCATCTGGGAGAAGTCAAGTTCGAGCGGTGTTTCACGTCCAAACATGCT from Candidatus Nomurabacteria bacterium includes:
- a CDS encoding 2'-deoxycytidine 5'-triphosphate deaminase, producing MTRATYGTLPIQTLRELIERGEIIGANEEHLQPSSMDLPISIEEVYRMRGSFLPRPQESISDLVKRGSIGDRIPIGTPLRRDDVHLIRLAVSLKLRESVDGSSSSKSSTGRVDARCRLLADKVSRYDYIPKGYHGDLWIEVVPKSFDIILSEKMCLNQLRLFYGDGRLNVIEHEMAFAKYNLLRARDGSALPGADHITPDGVLMTVDLSSNEIIAYRSKNHWRAVDLSQLKSANPNDYFEAIHRPANDELVLKPGEFYLLGTKERISIPPCYAAEMVQYNATIGNLFTHFAGFFDPGFGWRADGDTSIKGNVAVLEVEVHSSSTVLRDGQPICIMAYEKMLREPETMYGSGINSNYGIQDDIKLAKFFRES
- the rplA gene encoding 50S ribosomal protein L1, producing the protein MPSKRYVEAAKLIDANKLYSPEEALELAKKSSTTKFVGSVEVHINLGIDVRKGDQQVRSTLIFPHSIGKAKRVIAFVSGGNEAVAKEAGADIVAGEEYITELARTGKIDFDVAVATPDMMPKLAKVAKILGPTGLMPNPKTDTVGANVKKMIEDVKKGKVAFKTDNTANLHQAVGKTELGTKELLENFNTLLDAVKKAKPASAKGTYLKSVTISTTMGPGIKIDTAKIA
- the rplK gene encoding 50S ribosomal protein L11, whose product is MAKKVKTYIKVQVIGGRATPAPPLGPALGQHGMNIAEFCQRINAATQDRMGEVVPAIISLYEDRTYDFILKTAPASALLMKAANITSGSGKPHTDKVGKVTKAQVREIAEIKMPDLNCSTIESAMKQIEGTARNMGITVSE
- a CDS encoding glycosyltransferase family 4 protein, with translation MKFAICITRAVPGGATVFVFDLARFLKRAGHEVHVLAGDGEWLVEKCTAEQIPFHRLHWMQRELHPYKDIRALIELTQILKALKPNAIHLNSSKMGVLGSLAGYFSGIKNIVYCIGGWAFLEPMSKTKRTMIIFAERIAAKFRDVIVCVHPGDVDAAKREGIQPKQQLLSIPNGVDVASFDAQLLTREIARETLGLRRSDFIFGSIANFYPAKDVPNFILATKRYRELGGTGVVAIIGDGPLRTETENAIQTTGADSYFILLGAKENASQYLAAFDAYALPSAKEGMPISLLEAMAASLPCIVSDVGAMRWMIEPDAGLIVDAHNPEHLARAMLRIERDPDSREAFGHQARRVVTERFPLQKTLEAHEKLLTLPN